The following are from one region of the Haloactinomyces albus genome:
- a CDS encoding aldehyde dehydrogenase (NADP(+)), with protein MLIAGTAVFGGGEQVRAVDPSTGRAFGPAFGYGGAAEIEQACEAADRAFAEYRTTTGEQRAALLETIADNIEALGDALLERVHAESGLPWGRVTGERARTTGQLRLFATVAREGSWAGARIDPAQPDRSPQPRADIRQRKIALGPVAVFGASNFPLAFSVAGGDTASALAAGCPVVAKAHDAHPGTSELVGRAIAAAVAACGLPEGTFSMLFGAGPELGTALVTDPRIQAVGFTGSRSAGTALMTAAAGRPRPIPVHAEMSSINPVFVLPAALAERGEQLAEQFVGSLTLGSGQFCTNPGLIIAADGPDLQTFLEASATAIGEASPTAMLTPSIARTYDDGVSALAAREEVTVLARGPETELPQACRAALLVTDADSVIGSEALQQEVFGACGLVVRCRDSAQVRAVAEALEGQLTATVHATERDHAEAAQLVPTLELRAGRILFNGWPTGVEVGHAMVHGGPFPATSDARTTSVGTLAIERFLRPVAYQDVPSALLPSAVADSNPDKIWRRVDGELGKH; from the coding sequence ATGCTGATCGCGGGAACGGCGGTGTTCGGCGGCGGCGAGCAGGTGCGCGCGGTGGACCCGAGCACCGGTCGTGCGTTCGGCCCCGCCTTCGGCTACGGCGGTGCGGCCGAGATCGAGCAGGCCTGCGAGGCCGCTGACCGCGCCTTCGCCGAGTACCGCACCACCACCGGCGAACAACGAGCGGCACTGCTGGAGACGATCGCGGACAACATCGAGGCGCTGGGCGATGCTCTCCTCGAACGGGTGCATGCCGAATCCGGACTGCCATGGGGGCGGGTCACCGGGGAACGTGCCCGCACGACCGGCCAGTTGCGCCTGTTCGCAACAGTGGCTCGGGAGGGAAGCTGGGCCGGCGCCCGCATCGATCCCGCCCAGCCCGATCGAAGCCCGCAGCCGCGGGCCGACATCCGGCAGCGCAAGATCGCACTCGGCCCGGTCGCGGTGTTCGGAGCCAGCAACTTCCCGCTCGCGTTCTCGGTAGCCGGTGGCGACACCGCCTCGGCGCTGGCCGCGGGATGTCCGGTGGTGGCCAAGGCGCACGACGCCCATCCGGGAACCTCCGAACTGGTCGGCCGGGCCATCGCTGCCGCCGTCGCCGCGTGCGGCCTGCCGGAGGGCACCTTCTCGATGCTGTTCGGAGCCGGGCCCGAACTGGGAACCGCTCTGGTGACCGATCCGCGCATCCAGGCGGTCGGGTTCACCGGTTCCCGCTCGGCCGGTACGGCGCTGATGACCGCGGCGGCCGGACGGCCCCGGCCGATTCCGGTACACGCGGAGATGAGCAGCATCAATCCGGTGTTTGTGCTGCCCGCCGCGCTCGCCGAGCGCGGTGAGCAGCTCGCCGAGCAGTTCGTCGGTTCGCTGACACTCGGGTCCGGGCAGTTCTGCACCAATCCCGGCTTGATCATCGCTGCGGACGGCCCGGACCTGCAGACGTTCCTCGAGGCTTCGGCAACCGCGATCGGTGAAGCAAGCCCCACCGCCATGCTGACCCCGTCCATCGCCCGCACCTACGACGACGGAGTATCCGCGCTGGCCGCACGCGAGGAGGTCACCGTGCTCGCCCGCGGTCCGGAAACCGAGCTACCGCAGGCCTGTCGGGCGGCACTGCTGGTCACCGATGCCGACAGCGTCATCGGCAGCGAAGCTCTGCAGCAGGAGGTGTTCGGGGCGTGTGGGCTCGTGGTCCGATGCCGGGACTCCGCGCAGGTTCGAGCCGTCGCCGAAGCGCTCGAAGGACAGCTGACGGCGACCGTGCACGCTACCGAGCGCGATCACGCCGAGGCGGCACAGCTTGTGCCGACGCTGGAGTTGCGCGCAGGCCGCATCCTGTTCAATGGCTGGCCCACCGGTGTCGAGGTCGGACACGCCATGGTCCACGGCGGTCCCTTTCCCGCCACATCGGATGCGAGGACGACCTCCGTCGGTACGTTGGCGATCGAGCGTTTCCTCCGTCCTGTCGCCTATCAGGACGTCCCCTCCGCGTTGCTGCCCAGCGCCGTCGCGGACAGCAACCCGGACAAGATCTGGCGCCGGGTCGACGGTGAACTCGGCAAGCACTGA
- the kdgD gene encoding 5-dehydro-4-deoxyglucarate dehydratase has protein sequence MSRPSPQEVAKQLSSGLLSFPVTHFRDDHSFDEAAYRENIGWLSQYGPAGLFAAGGTGEFFSLTPAEVETVVAAAVQETPADVPVIAPAGYGTAIAVEMTHAAERAGAHGVLLLPPYLTESDQEGLAAHVRAVCAATELGVILYSRANAVYSDTTVAALAESCPNLIGFKDGVGSIEKMTRIHSRLGDRLAYVGGLPTAETFALPYLEMGVTTYSSAMYNFVPQFALDFYGAVRRRDHATVQQYLNDFVLPYCDIRDRRAGYAVSIVKAGMKAIGRSAGPVRSPLVDLDEDELGMLTELIKGLPDSNA, from the coding sequence ATGTCCCGCCCCTCACCGCAAGAAGTCGCCAAGCAGTTGAGCTCCGGACTGCTGTCGTTTCCGGTGACCCACTTCCGCGATGACCACTCCTTCGATGAGGCCGCGTATCGAGAGAACATCGGTTGGTTGAGCCAGTACGGTCCGGCGGGGCTCTTCGCGGCCGGGGGCACCGGCGAGTTCTTCTCGTTGACCCCCGCCGAGGTCGAGACAGTGGTCGCCGCCGCTGTGCAGGAGACGCCGGCGGACGTTCCCGTGATCGCACCCGCCGGGTACGGCACCGCGATCGCCGTCGAGATGACCCACGCCGCCGAACGCGCAGGCGCGCACGGGGTTCTGCTGCTGCCGCCTTATCTCACCGAATCCGATCAGGAGGGTCTCGCGGCCCATGTGCGGGCGGTGTGTGCTGCCACGGAACTGGGGGTGATTCTCTACAGCAGGGCCAACGCCGTCTACTCCGACACCACGGTCGCCGCACTCGCCGAGAGCTGCCCGAATCTGATCGGATTCAAGGACGGTGTGGGCAGCATCGAGAAAATGACCCGGATCCATTCCCGACTCGGCGACCGGCTCGCCTATGTCGGCGGACTGCCCACCGCCGAAACCTTCGCGCTGCCGTACCTGGAGATGGGAGTCACCACCTATTCTTCGGCGATGTACAACTTCGTCCCACAGTTCGCGCTGGACTTCTACGGCGCGGTGCGCCGACGCGATCACGCCACGGTGCAGCAGTACCTCAACGATTTCGTGCTGCCCTACTGCGATATCCGCGACCGTCGTGCGGGTTACGCGGTGAGCATCGTCAAGGCGGGTATGAAAGCGATCGGGCGGTCGGCCGGGCCGGTGCGCAGTCCGCTGGTGGATCTTGACGAGGACGAATTGGGCATGCTCACCGAACTCATCAAAGGACTTCCCGACTCGAACGCCTGA
- a CDS encoding LysR substrate-binding domain-containing protein, with protein sequence MFTFSQLSSFVAVAEELHFGRAAERLRMTQPPLSRHIQQLERELRTQLLDRSSRAVRLTPAGHAFLQDARNLLHEAENATLSVRRVTSGEAGVVRVGFTATSAYEVLGGLLETARDRLPHVDVVLRELVTRDQLEQLSAGALDLGLIRPPVSRPELRSRPLVTEPLLAALPRAHPLARQPESTMDLQEFDGQDVVMYSPTEARYFHELLVSIFRGAGIVPRYRQHVSQIHTMLALVQVGLGVALVPAAAARLRLEGVSFRPVELPDPDPVELHLAWQRGNDNPALGAFLSLL encoded by the coding sequence ATGTTCACCTTCAGTCAACTGAGCAGCTTCGTCGCCGTCGCCGAAGAACTGCATTTCGGTCGCGCCGCGGAACGTCTGCGCATGACCCAGCCACCACTGAGCCGCCATATTCAGCAGCTGGAAAGGGAACTTCGGACGCAGCTGCTCGACCGCAGCAGCCGTGCTGTGCGCCTGACTCCGGCGGGCCATGCCTTTTTGCAGGACGCCCGGAACCTGCTGCACGAGGCGGAGAACGCCACCCTGTCGGTACGTCGGGTGACCAGCGGCGAGGCAGGAGTGGTGCGCGTCGGCTTCACCGCCACCTCGGCCTACGAGGTGTTGGGCGGCCTGCTGGAGACCGCACGCGACCGGCTTCCGCACGTCGACGTGGTACTGCGGGAGCTGGTCACGCGAGACCAGCTCGAGCAGCTGTCGGCGGGCGCGCTCGACCTCGGCCTCATCCGGCCACCGGTGAGCCGCCCCGAACTGCGATCCCGACCACTGGTCACGGAACCGCTGCTGGCGGCACTGCCCCGGGCACACCCACTGGCCCGGCAGCCGGAAAGCACCATGGACCTGCAAGAATTCGACGGGCAAGATGTGGTGATGTACTCGCCGACCGAGGCACGGTACTTCCACGAGCTGCTGGTGAGTATCTTCCGAGGCGCGGGAATCGTTCCCAGGTATCGCCAGCACGTCAGCCAGATCCACACGATGCTCGCGCTGGTGCAGGTCGGCCTCGGCGTGGCCCTGGTGCCTGCTGCCGCTGCACGGCTTCGTCTGGAGGGAGTGAGTTTCCGCCCCGTCGAGCTGCCGGATCCGGATCCCGTGGAGCTGCATCTGGCGTGGCAACGGGGCAACGACAATCCCGCGCTCGGTGCCTTTCTTTCGTTGTTGTGA
- a CDS encoding glycosyltransferase has translation MAVVGWIAVGAWLVLGLLRGRFWCTDQRLPPLAAVQRWPSVAIVVPARNEAGVVTATLPTLLSQRYPGRVRVVLVDDNSTDGTAHVSRRIGGTSLTVTTPATPPEGWSGKLWAVDHGIAEAGEVDYILLTDADIAHGPDSLTALVQAAEGGHDLVSQMAMLRTETLWERLVVPAFVYFFALLYPFRRVNRPTAATAAAAGGCMLVRREVLARAGGVAAIRGAVIDDVALARLVQSCGGRLWLGLAGSVRSLRACPRLADLWHMIARSAYPQLRYSPVLLAGTVLGLGVVFLAPPVTTVAGTLVGDLAVLVPGAVAWLVMAATFAPMLRYYGRPLPAALLLPATALLYMLMTLDSARRHWSGRGTVWKGRSYSIR, from the coding sequence ATGGCCGTGGTGGGGTGGATCGCTGTCGGGGCGTGGCTGGTGCTGGGATTGTTGCGCGGCCGGTTCTGGTGCACGGACCAGCGCTTGCCGCCCCTGGCAGCGGTGCAGCGGTGGCCGTCGGTGGCGATCGTGGTGCCTGCGCGGAACGAGGCCGGGGTGGTGACCGCGACCCTGCCCACCCTGTTGTCGCAGCGATATCCGGGGCGGGTGCGGGTGGTCCTGGTCGACGACAACAGCACCGACGGCACGGCCCACGTGTCCAGGCGGATAGGTGGTACGTCACTGACGGTGACCACGCCGGCCACTCCACCCGAGGGGTGGAGCGGCAAGCTGTGGGCGGTGGATCATGGGATCGCCGAAGCCGGCGAGGTCGACTATATTCTGCTCACCGACGCGGACATCGCGCACGGACCCGACTCGCTGACCGCGTTGGTTCAAGCCGCCGAGGGCGGACACGATCTGGTCTCGCAGATGGCGATGCTGCGTACGGAAACGCTGTGGGAACGGCTGGTTGTGCCTGCTTTCGTGTACTTCTTCGCCCTGCTGTATCCGTTCCGCCGGGTGAACCGGCCCACCGCAGCGACCGCTGCCGCTGCTGGGGGGTGCATGCTGGTGCGGCGAGAGGTGCTTGCCCGAGCTGGGGGAGTGGCGGCCATTCGCGGGGCTGTGATCGACGACGTGGCCCTGGCGCGGCTGGTGCAGTCCTGCGGCGGCCGCCTCTGGCTCGGCTTGGCCGGGTCGGTCCGCAGTTTGCGCGCCTGTCCTCGTCTGGCGGATTTGTGGCACATGATCGCCCGGAGTGCTTATCCGCAACTGCGGTACTCTCCCGTGCTACTGGCCGGAACCGTGCTGGGGCTGGGAGTGGTGTTCCTGGCACCCCCGGTGACCACGGTTGCCGGGACATTGGTCGGCGATCTCGCCGTGCTGGTGCCCGGCGCTGTTGCCTGGTTGGTCATGGCGGCGACATTCGCGCCGATGCTGCGCTACTACGGTCGGCCTCTACCCGCGGCCCTGCTGTTGCCGGCAACCGCGCTGCTGTACATGCTGATGACTCTTGACTCGGCCCGGCGACACTGGTCCGGCCGCGGGACGGTCTGGAAGGGGCGAAGCTACTCCATCCGCTGA